The genomic DNA TAGTATGGCCGTGGGGTACAGAGATGTCCCAGTTGGGGTCTTGCTCACCTACAACCCCAGATCTCCCAGACCGCTGTGCCCGGTGGCACACGGGGTGGGGGCTCTGCCCTGGCGCTGATGTCCGCTCCCctgccacagcccagggaaggTGCTGATGACCCTCATCACGGGGCTGGTCTGCGCCATCAACGTCTACTTCGTGGTGGACTTTCTGCCGACGCTACGGAGCCCGGGGTACCACATCCCCCTGGGCCTGCTGCTGGCCGGCTACGTGGCCTTCATCACCTACCTGGTAGGGCTGGCAATGCGGGAAGGGGCGACTGTGAGGGGGACGGCGTCCCCGTTGGGTGCCCATCGACCTGCCCTCTTTGCCCCCCCACAGATCTGGACATGCAGCATCGCGCACGGAGCCCGGTTCCTGGACCGAGGCCACCACAGCCGGTTCAGCTTCGGCGTCTCCCACGACCCGCCGGCGCTGGCAGGGACCCGGTGACAGACCCCGTCCCCTCTTactgtccccccctccctgcccagcacggCCCCCTGCACCGGGCACCGATTTGATGCCACACCAAGCCCGGGGATGATGTTCTGGCTGGAGATGCATCCAGCAAGGAAGGGATTAACAGCCGGGCAGACCTCCCCCCGAATTTTTAGAGTGTCCCCCCCACTACAAATTCAGGGGTGCTGGTCCAGGCTGGgtgcggggggtgcgggggagcagagggaggtgcCCCCGGCCCTTGGCACAGAGGCTTCAGTGAACGAGCCGCCCCGGAGACCTCTCCTCCTCATTAGTGCCGGGAACCGCCGGCCCCCGAGACCGCTAATTACCGCGCGGGACCGCTAATCACCTCCCGGGACCGCTAATCACCTCCCGGGACCGCTAATCACCTCCCGGGACCGCTACCCATCCCTCCCCGCCCGGGGACGGCGGGGCCGCCAGccacccggcccggccccggcccccagACCGCACCGGCCGgagccccacggcgggggggatCCTaaactcggggcggggggggggggaagctcaTAAATGGCGTGTTTGTAACCTGGCTTCAGCCTCGCCGCTGCTGCGCGCCCCGGGGAGGgacccccccctccttttccccggGCTGGGGGTCTCGGCAGGGGACGtcccacacgcacacacgtggCCGTGGGTGcgcggggtgggatggggaggtgcGGGGGCTTACCCCTAACCCTTTGCATTCCCCCGGGGGGGGCCACCGTGCCCTCCCCGCCCCGGATGCCCCGTttcccgcccgccggccccgccggaTGCGGATGCGGAGCCGCTCGGGCCCACCCCGGGGGCGGCTgtcgcccccctcccccccgcaacccccccaCCTCAAGCTCCGCACCCtgggttggggggtggtggggggggtgtcccgccGCGCTtcgccccccgccgcggcccgcacTTGCGAGACGCTCCCTGGCTGTTTCAaggctcccccctctccccagcgttccccgccccccccccccaaaatcctctTTCCCAAACCAGCCTGgccggggggtggagggggggaatttggggggggggtaggggggggtgGATCCCCCCTCCCGTaccgtgccccccccgccccttccccgggaagggacaccccccccccgctcccgggggcCGCGCTTGTTTATGTGAAGAATTTCCCCTTCCTTAAAAGGGCGATGGCGGACGGAGTGGGGCGGTGCCTCCCCCCGCGCCTCCGCGTTGGCCCGGCCTCGGGCTGCTTGAAGGAGGAGCCAGAGCGGTGGGGCCCACCGAAAAGCggggtgtcccctgtccccgtcccccccacccccctcccgcccgAGGGCGCAGCCGACCCCAGTCGCctctgaggaggaggagcagggaccgTCCCGTCCCCCACACTGCGCCTGCAAGGGGCATCCCCGGCCCCGGCGTGCCCCTGCCTGggggtgacagggctggaggggccgcgaggggctgggggggaccgggGGACCTCGGGGTCGTCCCCAGCGGGCGCGgggttggggggttttgggggctggggtgcagggagcagtCCCATGGCtctgctggggggcagggggatccCCCGGGCTGTGCTTTGCGGGGATCACCCTTCTCCGGATGGCACCCCCAGCCCGGGGacgcccccagcccggggacacCTGCCTGGGTCCAGCTCTTAGCAGGAGGTGCCCGGCCCCAGGCCTCGGCCGTGGGGCAGTGTTCCATGGGGCAGTGCTCCCTGGGGCAGCAGTCCCACGGCCATGGGTAGCTGGGGAATAGGGGACAGCATCTGGGACCCCAgcctggggggcagtggggtggcacAGATGGGTCCCTTGGGGGGAGCACGGTGCCTTTCTGCCcttgcaccccacagcccccacgtCCAGCTGgggtctgcctgctcctgggctggggaTGCAGGATGAGGCCCTTGTCCACGTAagccccatgtccccagcctgtcccacagccccaGGACAGAGACAACATCCCCCTGAGCTCCGCAGTTTCCCAATCTGTCCCTAAACCTGTGGGCAGTGAACCTGGAAACGATGCTCCAACTGCTGCCGCAGGTGTCTGGCCTGGAGACTTTCCTAATTGCATTAATTAGAGaacaggcagggctgctgcctgcgCCTGGCTCATCGGGGAGGGAAGAGCAGGATTCGGCCAAGGGGGAacagggggtcctggaggggacAGTGTGTGGCCTCCGTAGCTGTCCTCACGGtgagcagtgtcccctggcacccaccGGCAGCCCGGCCGCCCCACTGGGGATGTGGCAGCCATCCTGCCCAGTTCCACCTGGGCTAAAGGAGCAGCACAGGTCAGCCCAAAAATAGGGAGTGGAGGAAGGAGagcctcttccttcctcttcctcccgccGGGAAGGGGGGCGGCAGCCAGGGGAGCGAGCTGCCTCCTCATCCAgggtagggaaactgaggcacgacgGCTGCCCACCGGCAGGGCGGGCGGGGGAGGCGACAGGACGAGGTGTCCCGGTTCCCAAGCCGCGGTCCGGACCCCGCCGGGGTTCCCGGTGCCGGGATGCCCCGCGATGCCCCGCACGGAGCTGGGAGCGCGGGATTCGCAGGCGGGAACCGGATTTTTCTCTGCCAGCCTTTGCACCGCCCGCCAGGTCCCGCAGCGTCCCAATTCCGCCGGGGGGGTACCTCCCCATGCCGGACCCAGTTTCCCAGCGGGGTCACCTGTGGGCATGTGTCGTGCCCCAcgctggcgggggtggggggcgagtcccctcccagccccgttCCCCGAGGGCTGATCACACCGGCCCCGGGGAGCCGGAGGGGCAGAGCGGTACCCGGGGGTGCCGCCGCCGGCATCGCTGCCTCGCTAGTGTCCCTGGTCTTACGCCCCCCCCCGGGCCAGACAGGACAATTCCAGCCCCTGAAGATCCCAAACCGCTGCTGAGACAGGTGGAAAGACCCCAAACAAGCTGAAATGGGTAATTTCCAACCTGCTCTGCCCCCGGGGCGGCACTGACGGAGGGAGCAGCATCTTCGGCCACCGAGATGGCGACCAGGACCGGCTGGACAACCACCACTCCTCGGGTCCGGATGCTGCCCGGGGTGCGGAGGTGCCCTGGCAGGGCCCGGCCGGGCTtgcagggggggaaggggctggggatggaggatgcCGGCACATGGGGGGCTTGTGAGGGGACACGATTTTGTCCTGAAGGGGGTTGTTGCATCCTCGAGTACCCGGTAAAAGCTACTTTTCGAAGAGCGCCTGGAAACAGCCCTGATTCCTCCCGAAGGAGGGGAGGTATTGCGAGAGAAAATATATGTATcgataatatatgtatatatgttaatTTCCCAAATAATTGGGTAATTGCAGGGGAAAGAGGAACGAAAGAAACAAGCAGGTGGTTACTGgtgcagcgcccccccccccagcacctgtTGCCCGGTTGCACTGGCCTGCCCTGGCAATGGGGAACGTGTCCCCACGCGGGGGGGGACGAGAACCCCCCCCCAGCCGGGAGGCACCGGGCTCAGGGGGGGCTTTGCTGCAGGGGACACCCAGCATGGCGGGGGGCTTCGCATGCCGGGGGTGGGACTTCCCTCTTTCCCCGGGGCTGCCAACTGgattggggggggtgtgtgtgtgtgtgtgaccctTGGGAGGGGTGACACTTGGGGGGAGTGACACTTGGGGAGGGCGACACTTGGGGGAAGAGTAatactcggggcggggggaaggggggggggggtgacacctgGGGGGGGTTAATCCCTGAGCCGGAGGGAGCGTGGGGGGAGCCGACCACCATGGCgcaaggtgtgtgtgtgggggggtgtccttCCCAACCAAACCTGTGCCGCACCGCACCGCCCCCCCCACAAGAAGCCActaccccctgcacccccagccccggtggcgggaggtgggaggaggagaaggaggaggaggaggaggaagaagaagaggggtgtcctccccccccccccccggcgttGCCCTTTTAAGGGGTTCCTTGAAACCGCGCCCGGGTTCCATGTttgcagccccagcccgggcgGAGGAAACTCCATGTTGTAACAAAGTTTCCTCCGCGGCGCCGctcccgcgcccgccgccccgcaacgccgccggcccccgccccgcctccccccccctcccccgccccccctcggggggcagcgccggggggggccgccctctcccaccgccccccccccccccaaccttcccccccctgccccccatggAGCACCAGTCCATCATCGCCCAGGTtagcagggaggaggggagcgccCCGCTGCAGGAGAAAGGTAACGCGGAGCGgcgtggggggaggaagggggggggggggggaaggggggtttcccctctccatcccccctccatctcccccacCCCGgtgagggagagggggggaggtCGCCCCTCGGGGGTCTCCGCCATCCGGGTGTGATGAGCTGCGGGCGGGCTCAGTCTGCCCCGCGCGTGCCGCTGCCCCAGGATGcgctggggcactgggggggggtcGGAGGGAGGAGGGTTGTCGGGGGGGCGTCGTGCCCCATGTTGtcgttcccccccctcccccgccccgaaCCCCGTCGGTGACCCTGGGGTGCTCGGGGCGCCGCTCGGGCCGCGGCGCTCGGCGTATCTGCGCTGTTTCCTccggagccgggcgggggggtgcaggcagcgccggtggggaaactgaggcgggGAAAgtgtgggggggcgggggcatAGCCCCGTGTCCGGCCTCCCACCCCCGCCGCCATCCTTCCACCGGTTTGGCGGGGAGCGCTGCCCGTCCCGCTGCCCGATGTCGGGGTGCTGCCCGCCGGCCTGGGGAGCTggcagggccggggtgggggggaaacggTGGGAGCGGGGCCCGTCCCCAGGAGCGAGGGGGGGGGCCCCTGCCCCACGGGCGCCCCGCGTTATCCCTGGCCCggctgctgggggcgggggggggggcacaaccAGGGGGGAGCTGCGGCCcctggcccagggcagccccgctaccggccggggctgggggcaggatcgggcccgcGGGGCCGGTGGGGAAGGGATTGGAGGCGCCGCGCtgcccccggggcgggcgggagcggcccctctgcctcagtttccctttgaTCCGCCAATGGGGGCTGCGGGAACGGCGCCCGGGGGCGGGCGCTTCGCCCTGATTGGCTTCTCGCCTGCGGTTACGCTCGAGCCGGCCAATgagaggggagggggccaggctgggggcggGGCAAAAGAGCTGCCGTaagccccgcctccccccggccaGGCCCCgcccacggggacacccccccgcctggggctgtgccccccccccccccccgggggtccaCGACCACCCATCCCCCGGGGCAGGACCCActgtgttattgtagggtctccgGCCGCGTGAGGGGGACCCAAGGGGGGGGGCACCCGTTTGGCGGGGGTAGGGGGCTGTGGGTGGTCTCCAAACCCTCCGGGTGGGGCAGGAAGGGCGGCTGGATGGGTGCCAGGGGACGATAAGGACGTGGGGGGCTCGGGAAgggcccccccaccaccacctcccaacACCCCGACCCCGGCTCACCCGctgtgcttggggagggggggaaagatgGGACCCCCGGGGGTgcccctgaccccccccgtgtccccccccccgctccccccaggtACCCAGACCCCCGCCAAGAAGCCGCGGAGCCGCAGCATCCTCCAGTCcctcttctgctgcctgtgcCGGGATGAGGGGGAGCCCCGCgccggcaccaccagcgccccgcTGCTGGTGGAGGAGAACGGGGCCCTGCCCAAGgtacccccccccgcccccgggcaccccctgcacccccagcctggcaatggatgggggggggggacacagacagtGCTGGGGTGCCCATCCCCTGTGCCAGGATGGGGGGAGTGAAAGGGGcttcccccccgacccccaacTCTGTGCTCCCCctctgggtgggcaggaggggagggggtgtccctcgCCACCCCGCTGACCCCCGGGTTTGCTtgtgcccccccctccctgtccccacaggctgCCGTCAAACACCTCCTGCCCGAGATCAAGCCGCAGGACGCCAGCAAGCTCTGCGTGGTCATCGACCTGGACGAGACGCTGGTGCACAGTTCCTTCAAGGTGAGGGACACGCCGGCCCACCCCCCTTCTTtctgccccatgtccccccccccccaccccgaccctccacctgctctgcttcctcccctcccactctCGGGCACCCAGGACCCTGCTGGGTCGGATGGGGTGTCCCCGCGAGGGGAcagcggggctggcagggggtgcgTGGTGGGCAGAGGGCAAGGCAGCGTTTGGGCAGGGGGTGCCCACCCAGCGCTGAcctgttccccccccctccctccccgttCCTTCCCCAGCCGGTGAACAACGCCGACTTCATCATTCCCGTGGAAATCGATGGCATCATGCACCAGGTAACGGGGGGGGGGTGCCCGGCAGGAGGGGGGGCAcggtcccctctgcccccttcccGGGGAACAGGAGATGCACCGAGGGGCGTCAGGGTGCCGAGGCTGGCACCTTGGGGGGCAGAGGTTGGTGCCCCTCTTTccagggggtggggaggtggaagggtggtgggggtggtgggggggatgtCCTGGCCCGGTGCCCTCCTGCAGTGGCCGGTCCCGGGTTCAAGTAATCCAGGATAGGCTGTGGTCTGGGCAGTCAGCCTGTTCTCGGTTACTTGGCTCCGGAGCCGGCCGGACACTTCGCTCTGGATGTGCCAGCGAGGCCGTGGTGGAGTCCCCCAGCCCACCTGGGGGGGGtggcatcccccccccagcccactcaGGAAGGTGGCATCCCCCAGCTCAACGCGGGGTGGTGGCATCCCCCAGCCCACGCAGGGCACCCCTCATGGCACGGGGCACGGGCAGCTCTCtgacccccttccccagccacctgCTGGGCTTGGGGACCACGTGTGTCCCCTGGGGTGGCCGGGTTGCCAGCGCGCTGCCCTGtgccccgtgtgtcccccccgcaggTGTACGTGCTCAAGCGGCCGCACGTGGACGAGTTCCTGCAGCGCATGGGCGAGCTCTTCGAGTGCGTGCTCTTCACCGCCAGCCTGGCCAAGGTGGGTACCGTCACCTCCCCACCCCGCCATCGGCCACCCCTGAGGTGGCACGACCTCTCCTTGGCTGCCCACCCATGGGCAGCGCTGGCCCCTTGTCCCCTGTGGGCAGTGACGGTGCCTCCCCCCAAGGTGCTggccagggaaactgaggcatggggtGAGCTGGCAGCGGCGGAGAGCTGGGTGCCATCGTCACCGTGGGGTGGTCACGGTGGCACGGCGTGCCTCGGTGACCCCGCTTCCCTGCCTGCAGTACGCGGACCCCGTGGCTGACCTGCTGGATAAATGGGGGGCTTTCCGAGCACGGCTTTTCCGGGAATCCTGCGTCTTCCACCGCGGCAACTACGTGAAGGACCTGAGCCGCCTGGGCCGCGACCTGCGCCGCATCATCATCGTGGACAACTCGCCCGCATCCTACATCTTCCACCCCGATAACGCTGTACGTAACCCCGGggtgaggctgggggggggggggggacatggagggggatgTGGTGGGGGCCCCCCCGCACTtagccgccgcgctgcccgcagGTGCCGGTGGCCTCCTGGTTCGATAACATGgcggacacggagctgctggaccTGCTGCCCTTCTTCGAGAGGCTCAGCAAGGTGGAGGACGTGTACGCAGTGCTCAAGAAGCAGCGGACTAACAGCtagtgcccccccccctccccggcaccgccGTGGCAGCCGGGTGCCTTAttttggggagcagggagggggggggggtgttccccccggtgtgccccccccccccagcatcgtCCTCCCCAGCCCCGGTGGGCGCGGGTGCCCTCCCTGCCCGCTGGTGGTGGGAGATGTGGGTGCCCCCGCCGGGGACCTGGGTGTCCCCCCTTCCTGCGGAGGAGGGGGGGCCGTGGGTAACCCGCTGCCTTGCCGTGCTGGGGACCCATTAGGGGGGGGGAGTTCCAGTCCTTCCCAACCCCCCACAacctgtgtcccccctccccgaaaCGGTTCTCAGGTCCTtttcccctccgtgtccccccgagtggggagggggggggggtcagcagctgctgctttccactgCCTTTGGGGGGACTAGACCCCCCCAATTTGGGCTCTGCctgctgcgggggcgggggggcggaggcCCTCGGCCCCTGTTTGCAGGGGGATGTAAGAAGGGTTCACTTCTCCCTTACCAtccccccaaaatgggggggggtgTTGTATTTGCCTTGGTGCATGGGGCTGTTGTCACCATACCCTTAAATCTGCCCTTGGTGCAGCTGatcacctcggggggggggggggggggggcatgtccCTACCCCTCCCCTGTGCCTTCTGCTGCCCCCCCGCCTagggggggtgttttggggggggcagCCTGGCCTCAGGGCTGAGTCCCTGGCCACAAATGCCCCGCCACGTGCCTTGGGACACCACGTCTACGTgccgcccccgccccagccctACAAGGGGTGTGCCTGGGGGGGGGTCTCTTAACTCACCTCCTCCAACCTCGGTTTCttcccatggagggggggggggagtctggtggcctcctccctccccagttaCACTGTGTCAGTGGGAGCCACTCCAGTCACTGGTGGGGGGGGTTCCTTCCGTCGTGGGGGGGGGCATGCACCCCCTCTGCAGCTTCACTAAAGGCTGCGACTCCCAGGGGAGAGGGACCCCCGTACCAGCCTtagcgtgtgtcccccccccagccttactccagccccagccccccagatggggcaggggtggggggcacagcatgtcgtcccccccccccaccaccttccTGCAGCCTGGGGTTACCCTGACCCCCGTGGGGTTGGGCTTGTGCCAGGGTGTCCCCCAGCCtcgaggggatggggggggtctcagggagggtttttttttttgagggggggggagCTGAGCTCAGCCAGGCCTTTTTTAGTGTCGCAATATGGACAATGTTTCATATATTTTTAGGGGGAAAAGCAACGGTTtcccaaaaaaaaatcatgggtgCCTTTTTACCGCTgtgccagggaagggggggggggcagtattggggagggcggggggggatgcgAGGGGTTTTATCTCTCCGGTGCTGTCTGGCCGGCTCCTGCCGGCACTGCCCTTCTCCAATGCTGGGTGCCAGGGGCAGGTGGGGGTCCCCCCATGCCCCTgcctccaccccctgccccatggtggggtgggatgggggatgctGCGGCatccccgcccccgccccccccccccccagacccccacctGCCCCTCCAGGAGGGTTGAACTCAGCACTTTATATTCGACAAGTCAAACGGCACCAGCGAAGCCCCCTGCCCAGCAAGCACCCGTGGGCGCTGCAGCCCCCACGCTGGGCACCCttggggggcccgggggggtctGGAGGTGGCaactgggggggctggggagggctgggggaccaGATCCAAGTGCCTTCATGTGATTAAAGCTGTCAAACCATCTTGGAAAGGGgttgtcctctgtgtgtgtgtgcacgtgtgggCACGTGCGTGTCACTAGTGGGtatgcccagggtgggggggcagagaCGCACGCCGTCCCCACCCCGGATCCCCTAAATAACCCTGAGAAGGGGGAGTGCTGGGGGAGCACCCTCGGGCTGCagaatcgggggggggggggggggtcatcaCTTTCCCGGTGCCGGGGGAGCACCCTCGGGCTGCAGAatcgggggtggggggtgtcatcACTTTCCCGGTGCCAAGGGAACACCCTCGTGCTCCAGGGCACCCCCCAGGCTGCCCTGGTACCCCCATCCTaacccctttcccctcctcctggaAAAAAGACCCTGATGCCACGGTGATGGGTAATCTGCCCCTTAACAAGGGGGGAGCCTGAATTTACCGTGTGGGCTGTGCCCCCCAGCTTTGGGCTTGTGGAGGTGAGtgccttgcggggggggggggtgtgagtgtaTGTCACAAGTTCTCCCTTCCTCAGTTTCCTCCGAATAAGGCGTTGGATGCCCCCCGGATAGACTGGGGGGGTCACTGTGGGGGGACTTGTGTCACCCTCTCGGGCAGCGCGCTGCAAACGTGCAGGCAGTGGGGGTCCCttagctgccccccccccgccgtgccctcATTGGCTCCATGCCTCCCCTCATTAACGAAGTCTCTGTCCTCCCTGATGGCTGCACTAATTACTGAGTTCATTAGTGGCCCAGCATGTCCGGCTggggggcccggggagggggcgagccctctggggctggcgtggggtcccccccccacccctgtgcCACACCGACGGGCTCAGCCCTGGGACTCGGCCACCGAGCGGAGAGCGGCCACCTGGGTGGCACACCCCACCCAAAACTCAGCCCCACACACAAGCCCCCCGCCGGGGGGGTCTGCACCCAGGTAAGGGACCTACGGGGACACTGGTGTGAGGTGCAGGGCTTGGGAGCTGGGTGgcatgtttggggttttggggggccgggggggaggcagCAGAGCCCATCCCCGTGGCATCAGGGCACCTGCCTGGCGCCGAAGTGACGGCCGGGATGCCGAGACGTCCAGGACGCTGGTGGTGAGGGCTGCTGGCTCAGCAGGGCAGCCG from Chroicocephalus ridibundus chromosome 7, bChrRid1.1, whole genome shotgun sequence includes the following:
- the CTDSP1 gene encoding carboxy-terminal domain RNA polymerase II polypeptide A small phosphatase 1, giving the protein MEHQSIIAQVSREEGSAPLQEKGTQTPAKKPRSRSILQSLFCCLCRDEGEPRAGTTSAPLLVEENGALPKAAVKHLLPEIKPQDASKLCVVIDLDETLVHSSFKPVNNADFIIPVEIDGIMHQVYVLKRPHVDEFLQRMGELFECVLFTASLAKYADPVADLLDKWGAFRARLFRESCVFHRGNYVKDLSRLGRDLRRIIIVDNSPASYIFHPDNAVPVASWFDNMADTELLDLLPFFERLSKVEDVYAVLKKQRTNS